In Oncorhynchus gorbuscha isolate QuinsamMale2020 ecotype Even-year linkage group LG26, OgorEven_v1.0, whole genome shotgun sequence, the DNA window TCAATCACACCATTAAAACAATCAGGTGCATCACAAAGAATGGCATCAATGTttttgtcattgtgttcctgacACGAAGGACACAATAAAAATAATTGGTCTAGGAGCTATGTTTTATGTAGTTTATCTCTCAAGGTTTCTTGTCGCTTGTGGTGTTCACAGGTCTTACTTATACTTAAGCAAACCTACCCTGGAAATGACTTTTTTCATTCTACTGGTGTTCACAAGCTGACTCCATAAATTCACTACAAAAATTCCCAACTGTTTAAACTTTTCAAACTCAGGCCTCCCCATTCACTACATAAATTCCCAACTGTTTCAAATGTTCAAACACATTCAACAGTTCAATAAGGCCAATCAATCAACACATCAATCAACATTACATTTGTATTGCaaacatatacactgctcaaaaaaataaagggaacacttaaacaacacaatgtaactccaagtcaatcacacttctgtgaaatcaaactgtccacttaggaagcaacactgattgacaatacatttcacatgctgttgtgcaaatggaatagacaacaggtggaaattataggcaattagcaagacacccctaataaaggagtggttctgcaggtggtgaccacagaccacttctcagttcctatgcttcctggctgatgttttggtcacttttgaatgctggcggtgctttcactctagtggtagcatgagacggagtctacaacccgcacaagtggctcaggtattGCAGCTCacccaggatggcacatcaatgtgagctgtggcaaggttttctgtgtctgtcagcgtagtgtccagagcatggaggcgctaccagaagacaggccagtacatcaggagatgtggaggaggccgtaggagggcaacaacccagcagcgggaccgctacctccgcctttgtgcaaggaagagcaaaaggagcactgccagagccctgcaaaatgacctccagcaggccacaaatgtgcatgtgtctgctcaaacggtcagaaacagactccatgagggtggtatgagggcccgacttccacaggtgggggttgtgcttacagcccaacaccgtgcaggacgtttggcatttgccagagaacaccaagattggcaaattcgccactggcaccctgtgctcttcacagatgaaaacaggttcacactgagcacatgtgacagacgtgacagtctggagacgccgtggagaacgttctgctgcctgcaacatcctccagcatgaccggtttggcggggggtcagtcatggtgtgggttggcatttctttggggggccgcacagccctccatgtgcttgactgccattgggtaccgagatgagatcctcagaccccttgtgagaccatatgctggtgcggttggccctgggttcctcctaatgctagacaatgctagacctcatgtggctggagtgtgtcagcagttccttcAAGAGGGACattatgtctcgctccatccaccaacgccacgttgcaccacagactgtccaggagttggcagaagctttagtccaggtctgggaggagatccctcaggagaccatccgccacctcatcaggagcatgcccaggcgttgtagggaggtcatacaggcacgtggaggccacacacactactgagcctcattttgacttgttttaaggacattacatcaaagttggatcagcctgtagtgtggttttccactttaattttgagtgtgactccaaatccagtcCTCCATGGGTTGATTAATTTGacttccattgataatttttgtgtgattttgttgccaaaaaaaagtatttaataagaatatttaattcattcagatctaggatgtgttattttagtgttccctttatttttttgagcagtgtactttaCTTCAAAGGAACAGCTGCACTATCATATTACATAAGCACTCACTCGATAGCGTGAGAACATCAGGACAGGATGTCCATAAAAGGGCATAAACCCGTGACACTAAAAATAGATCATCAATCACTTTTTACTGTATTCTCTCTACAGCGCTTTCAGAAAGAATTCATACCCCTTATTATATTATTCATACCCCTAAAAATGACCACATTGTTTAATTAAAGCCTGAATTTAAATTGCtatatttttttacagaaatatcttatttacttaagtattcacccCACTTttctatgacactccaaattgagctcaggtgcatccaatatactctgatcatctttgagatgtcactagaacttgattggagtccacctgtgaccaattcaattgttttgacatgatttagaaagaaacacatctgtctatataagttcccactgTTGAtagcgcatgtcagagcagaaactataccatgaagtccagGGAACTGTCCTGTGATCAACTAGATACAATTGTGAGGAGGAATATATCTGGGAATGGCTATAAAACTATTTCTatagtgttgaaagtttccatgagcacagtggtctccatcattgggaaatgtaaaaaatatgtaactacccagactctgcatAGAGCTGGCTGTCCGACCAAACTGagcgaggtgaccaagaaccaaatgcccactctgacagaactacagagttccttggctgagatggaagaacctgccagaaggacgaCCGTCtttacagcacttcaccaatctgggttTTATAGGAGAATAACCAGATGGAAGTCAcacctgagaaaaaggcacatgacagcacacctgGAGTAAGCAAAAATGCATGTGAAAGACTCATAAGGCTCATATgactggagaaaaccaggcacacacagcccatcacctgttgaacaccatccctaccgtgaagcatggtggtggcagcatcatgctatggggatgcttttcagcggcaaggactcaggcaaatccttgatgagaacatACTTCAGAATGTAAATGACCTTAACTTGGTCACGGCCCCAGTCTaacaggacagtgaccccaagcatacagccaaagcaatgctagaatggcttcagaacaagaatgtgaaagtccttgagtggcccagctgaAATCCAGCCTTGAATCCCATTTAAATTTGTGGAAATTCTTGAGGATtgcttaacagagcttgagaaaatctgcagggaagaatgggagaaaaatcCACAAATCCATACCGTATGTGCAATGCTGATAGAtacacccaagacgactcaaaatGGTAATCAACGCCAAAGGTGCTTCTGCTGGGCCCGTGACTCTTGAGTATGAACAATTTATCTAAATCAGATATTTCTAAAAAAAGAACCATTTTAAAATCACAGCATATcttttggctgtctttttgagttgGTGAATATAGGTtggaatctcattgatcaacCAACTATTACCCAATTATCCACGTGGAAATacatggtgtgcccagtgggaagggaTCACTTGTCACAGACTTATTTTGACATGAGGCAAGCAGAGAAGTGGGAACCACATTTGGAAAGTCTGATTTAATATAATTTAGTTTGAACCTTTATTtgacgaggcaagtcagttaagaacaaattattatttacaatgatggcctaccccagccaaacccggaaaATTGCactccaccctatgggactctcaatcatggccggattcaaaccagggactgtagtggcaCTTcttccactgagatgcagtgccttataccgctgagccactcgggagccagTAGATACAGTACAATCCTTTTAATATTTTGTCTCAGAAGGACCAATCCCCCAGACAAATGGGCAGACAAAGTTCAAATGTAATTTTATTCAATATTCTGGTTTCCAAAGGTCATGAGAGAACCGTTTCCAAAGATGGATTGTATTGCATTATGTCAGACTGTGACTAGCTTGCTGGCTATCACTGAATGATGTATCAGGCTAGTCAGAGGCTTACTTTCAGGGGTTGGTAATATCACACTGGACATAAGATGGTTAAAGTTATGGTCAAGTTTATTCTGAAGTTGTTTGTATAAAATGTACCATAAAAGGACAAAAACCTTTAAATGAATCTGAGCATATTAATATTTGAGCATGTCACAATGAATGTTTGACAGAGAGCTCAGCCTATTGCCTTGCAGTTGTTGCTCTCCAGAGACCCTGCCACTCCTTTAACTGCTCTTCTTCTTCCACTCCACCCTCCATTCATCCCAGTCCAGCAGGGTTCGACTGGTCTGCCATCCAGCTACCTCCAGAGCTAGAAGAGATGAAGCACAAACAATGGTGACTGACCAGTGTTACAACATCCAGCGGTGTCAGTTGGGTATGGCGCTCAAGACCAAAAATGTAAATTAGTCTCAAATCATTCCAATCCCGATttaaaatgcaacagctgtttaGCATATTGAGAGCTGGCTTTAGGACCATGTGGAGCATCGCTCTGAGAGAGTAGAGAAATCGAGACATTGGGGCAGGGCCACTCTTGTCTACTTATTGCCCCTGATGGGGCGGGAGTGGACAAGAAGTAGACCAGCGACAGTTGTTCCTTCTCTTGCGTGAGCATGCCAGACATTATGGAGGAACCGCGAGCTCACATGGGTAAAGCCTGCTCATACGAGAGAGAAAACGACAACTTATACAGACAGGAACCGTGACCATTTTTTCTTCAATGGTTAACGGCCTGAGTAAATTCTTATCACTTTTAGAAAGCAGGGACAGTGCCAGTTTGCTTTGCCGGACAGCAATTTAGGCAGTGTGCTGAATGTTTTGAATTTGATGTCGGCATTTGAACTGTCTTATTTGACAGCCAGGAGATCATTGGGGAGGTGGGGGAGCCCTCCTTTTTTGGTGGCCATTCAAAAACAAAAGCATTTATTGCCATTAAAATATGGGTTATGAAAGCTGTAGAGCTCATTTATATTTTCATTCATTCACCCAGTAGGCTAGAGCAAGTTTGGTTTCCTGGTTTTGGccttaaaaaacaaacaattgtAGGCTATAACAAATGTGCATTGTCATGCAGTGTCAGAATGATTATTGAGATAATGTAAATCATTCATGATTACTTAGTTGGGCTAACTTTTTTCAACTTCTTGCTGTAGGTCAACTTCATGATCATCATCATCCTCTGCCTGCATCCTTAATCCCTACCTgtagcctacctgcctctggtaTAATGCATTTCCACCCCTCACTATCAGTCTTGCTTGTCCATCTTCCTGAATTAAAATGATATATTCTAACAATCTTGCATGCAAAAGTTATTTAGCTATAGTGTGGATGTAGCACTTTTTAAATATGAGCACCCTGATTGTGATGTGTTGCATGCACAGAGGTTGCACTATCAGATAGAGACAAGCTGGCCCGGGGAACAAATGGAGCGAGCCGCCCCTTCGTTGGTTACTGaacacagcaaaaaaagaaacatctcactttcaactgcgtttattttcagcaaacttcatGTAGCaaatatgtaaatatttgtatgaacataagattcaacaactgagacacaaactgaacaagttctacagccatgtgactaacagaaatggaataatgtgtccctgaacagggggggggggtcaaaaatcaaaagtaacagtcggtatctggtgCGGCCACCagttgcattaagtactgcagtgcatctcctcatggactgcaccagatttgccagttcttgctgtgagatgttaccccactcttccatcaaGGTCCATcgagttcctggacatttctggggggaatggtcctagccctcagccactgatccaacaggtccaaggagtgctcaatgggattgagatccaggctcttcgctggccatggcagaacactgaaatTCCTGTCTTGCCGTAaatcagccatactgctcgttctgtgcgtgatggcattgtcatgctggagggtcttgtcaggatgagcctgcaggaagggtaccacatgagggaggaggatgtcttctctaacgcacagcgttgagattgcctgcaatgacgacaatctcagtccgatgatgctgtgacacaccgccccagaccatgacggaccctccacctcaaaatcgatcccgctccagagtacaggcattGGTGTAACATTCATTCCTTTGaagataaacgcaaatccgaccatcacccctggtgagacaaaaccgtgactcgtcagtgaagagcacttttagccagtcctgtctggtccagcgacggtgggtttgtgcccataggcgacgttgttgcctgtgatgtctggtgaggacccgccttacaacaggcctacaagccctcagtccagcctctctcagcctattgcggacagtctgaggcctgatggagggattgtgcgttcctggtgtaactcgggcagttgttgttgccatcctgtacctgtgtggtgtgatgttcggatgtaccggtcctgtgcaggtgttgttacatgtggtctgccactgcgaggacgatcagctgtccatcctgtctccctgtagcgccgtcttaggcgtctcacagtacggacattgcaatttattgccctggccacatttacagtcctcatgcctccttgcagcatgcctaaggcacgttcatgcagatgagcagggaccctgggcatctttcttttggtgtttgtcagagtcagtagaaagccctctttagttttcataactgtgaccttaattgcctatcaTCTGTAAGCTATTattgtcttaatgaccgttccgaaggagcatgttcattcattgtttatggctCATTgaacatgggaaacatgtttaaaccctttacaatgaagatctgtgaagttatttggatttttatgaattgtctttaaaagacagggtcctgaaaaagggacgtttacaTCAATATTTTCAGTGCCACATCGTTGGTTAATAGAATGTTTAAATACTCTGAGGCACCTTGTTGATAAAATGCCTCAATACTCATTGAATGTTTTCCTTCCCTGGTGAATATTGCAGAAATTATAAAATGAGCTTGGTGCGCACACATTATGCAGCGCAATAAGACAAATTGTAGCTACTGGAAATGTATAGGTttcctctagtggccaaaaggccattttagcatgggcagcgccatgagggcttccaccatttgaATGTTGTCAACCGGATGGGACGTCCAACTTCATTGGCGGAGCCCTCCTGGTGACCGTGTTCGgagaaaaaataagaaaatggATTACATCAAAGTGGAGATTGCCTCAATGACGCTGCTCATATACGCTATGATGGCACATATAAAAGACGAAACTTGTATCTATCTCTATGGTATGATAAGGTGACATGTAAAGGGGCCTTAACTCCCTTTTTAAAAAGGCATGTGTAGATTTTCCATTTGTATTTCGTGATTTTGGACATTCTttggtcgagtcatgcgtccttgTCAGTTGTAGGCCTAAGTAAGTCATTTTGTGTAGGCCTATGCTTCTTATTTCAATGCATGTTTATGATTTATCTGGCAGAGTTTACATTCGCGGCCAGCTGTTTTATTCACCAGAtactcacctttatttaactaggcaagtcttaagaacaaatgcttatttacaatgacggcctaccaaatgtCAAAAGCCTTCCTGTGGGGACGGGGCCtgggataaaaaataataataaaataacattGATATCGGCATTTGAAAATCGTCCTTGTTGTGACTTGTTAGCCTGTATTATGCATCTATTTCATGTTCACTGTATGTGCTGTTCCACAAGTAAATGAGTCAATTTAGGAAGTTGAGTAGTGGTTGACATTTTACACACCATTCCACAGACCTTTAAACCCAATATTGAGGTGATAATTAATTGCTGGGATCATTTTTATTGGTTTTTGCTGttctccaaatagcattttaaactgtgtagaaatgcagtaaatgagctTCAACTTCCAAACAATTCCTTGGGAGGGGCATACCCTAGGTTTAGCTGAACGGACGCCACTGACAATATCCCAAAATACACGGTGGGAGTAAACAGCTACTGACTGAGCACACCTTGTTACACTGAGCTTACCTTTGAGGAATGGCTGAAAAATTTGGTCCATAAGTTTATGACTCTCATGCACCAGCTCCCAATGATCTTGAGGGAAAGGGGAAAGGATAACATAGAGGAAAAAGGGATAACAGAGTTATAACACAGCATTGACAAAGACATTGGTTTAAACTGTCATGTAAAGATGATCATTAAAGGCTCACTGTTGCTTTGTGACATTGAGAGTTGTTTGAGAGCCCCCTCTAGTGGCGAGACAGGTTGTAACACAGTGCAGAGGCACACTGCTTGGCACACAGCCCTAATCTCATCACATACAGATGCATCTGgtcccaaacaaacacacacagagcctaAGGGAGAGAAATAGCACATTCAATAACACTCAGATGACATACACCATCTACTAAAATGACATGATGTAATGTACACCCATCTAGAAACAACCCACGGTCATAACTGAGTACAGCAGTTGGTGGGGGATTACTGAAAGATGTTATACACACCACGTTTGACTCCGATAAGGAAGGGCTTGTGGTTGTTTTTCATGGCCAAAATAAGGTCCTCTGACCTACAAAATGAAAGAAATTATATAATTGATCATGAACATCCAAATCTGAGCACACTCCACTTTCACACCAAACAGGCAGACACCAACTTACGTATAAATAAGTTCCCCTAGCCTCACTCCCAGTTTGATTGGCACTGTCCTCCTGAACTCTAAAAAAATAAACAGCAGAAAATTATGTTAAATCCATTGATAGTTGATCGCCATAATGATCAACAAGCCAATTCAGTGTTTATTATTCACTGAATGTCAGCCATACCCAAGAATACAGGCTCTTTAAGATTGGCCTCTAGTGGACCGAGGACCCGTCCATCTCTCAGGTATTGGTGGAGCACAATAGCAAGCCGAGCTTCGTTGAGTGTCTCCATGACAACTGAACGCACTGCTTTGTAATTTGCACAAAGGTGTAGAATGGTGAAAAGGAAGAAGAGGACGAACGTCAGCCTGAGGAGATGAGAAAGGATGGAAAACAGATCAATCTCCATCGAATAACCAATGGGTTATCTATATAGAACTGTGATGTCCTATCTCATACAGTGGCCGTGTAAGCAGTGCAATAGAGGACTCACAGTGGATTGTCAGTGACAAGAGGAATAAGGATCAGACTGACCAGCA includes these proteins:
- the rusf1 gene encoding RUS1 family protein C16orf58 homolog isoform X1, translated to MPVVATERYGSLESWKYQLKDGVMEREREGGNGGTTGKTIIGVFKSVFLPQGYPESVSGDYLQYQFWDTLQAFASSLSGTLATQASLRGVGVGNQEATVAAATITWLLRDGTGMLGRILFAWLKGNKLDSEAKKWRLVADVLNDIAMFMEILAPNFPTCFTLIVCSAGIFKSIVGVAGGATRAALTLHQARRDNMADISAKDGSQETLVNLAGLLVSLILIPLVTDNPLLTFVLFFLFTILHLCANYKAVRSVVMETLNEARLAIVLHQYLRDGRVLGPLEANLKEPVFLEFRRTVPIKLGVRLGELIYTSEDLILAMKNNHKPFLIGVKRGSVCVCLGPDASVCDEIRAVCQAVCLCTVLQPVSPLEGALKQLSMSQSNNHWELVHESHKLMDQIFQPFLKALEVAGWQTSRTLLDWDEWRVEWKKKSS
- the rusf1 gene encoding RUS1 family protein C16orf58 homolog isoform X2, translating into MLGRILFAWLKGNKLDSEAKKWRLVADVLNDIAMFMEILAPNFPTCFTLIVCSAGIFKSIVGVAGGATRAALTLHQARRDNMADISAKDGSQETLVNLAGLLVSLILIPLVTDNPLLTFVLFFLFTILHLCANYKAVRSVVMETLNEARLAIVLHQYLRDGRVLGPLEANLKEPVFLEFRRTVPIKLGVRLGELIYTSEDLILAMKNNHKPFLIGVKRGSVCVCLGPDASVCDEIRAVCQAVCLCTVLQPVSPLEGALKQLSMSQSNNHWELVHESHKLMDQIFQPFLKALEVAGWQTSRTLLDWDEWRVEWKKKSS